In Vitis vinifera cultivar Pinot Noir 40024 chromosome 17, ASM3070453v1, one genomic interval encodes:
- the LOC100261124 gene encoding mitochondrial phosphate carrier protein 3, mitochondrial: protein MAFIENSRQSLVPSFLYTTPVSKKLFDVDTLVRGNPTLRTASSNGGASKSFMIPAPSEPGKIAMFSPAYYAACTVGGTLCCGLTHMAVTPLDLVKCNMQIDPTKYKSISSGFGVLLKEQGVKGFFRGWVPTLLGYSAQGACKYGFYEFFKKYYSDIAGPEYATKYKILIYLAGSASAEIIADVALCPMEAVKVRVQTQPGFARGLSDGLPKFVKSEGALGLYKGLVPLWGRQIPYTMMKFASFETIVEMLYKYAIPTPKEQCSKSLQLGVSFAGGYVAGILCAIVSHPADNLVSFLNNAKGATVGDAVKNLGLWGLFTRGLPLRIVMIGTLTGAQWGIYDTFKVFVGLPTTGGVTPAPAATVPAKV from the exons ATGGCCTTCATCGAAAACTCTCGCCAGTCACTCGTTCCGAGCTTCCTCTACACAACGCCGGTTTCGAAGAAGCTCTTTGATGTGGACACTTTGGTGCGCGGGAACCCTACCTTGCGTACGGCGTCGTCGAATGGAGGAGCGTCCAAGAGTTTCATGATTCCGGCTCCGAGCGAGCCGGGGAAGATCGCGATGTTCTCACCGGCTTATTACGCCGCGTGTACCGTCGGAGGGACCCTTTGCTGTGGTCTCACTCACATGGCCGTTACTCCTCTCGATCTCGTGAAGTGTAATATGCAG ATTGACCCTACAAAGTACAAGAGCATCTCTTCTGGATTTGGAGTATTACTCAAGGAGCAGGGAGTTAAAGGCTTCTTCAGGGGTTGGGTACCAACCCTGCTTGGTTACAGTGCTCAGGGAGCCTGCAAGTATGGGTTCTACGAGTTCTTTAAGAAATACTACTCAGATATTGCTGGTCCTGAGTATGCAACCAAGTACAAGATATTGATTTATCTTGCTGGGTCTGCATCTGCTGAAATTATTGCTGATGTTGCCCTATGTCCCATGGAGGCTGTGAAGGTTCGTGTCCAAACTCAGCCTGGTTTTGCCAGAGGATTGTCGGATGGTCTTCCTAAGTTTGTCAAGTCTGAAGGTGCTCTTGG GTTGTACAAGGGTCTTGTTCCTCTATGGGGACGACAGATTCCAT ATACAATgatgaagtttgcatcctttGAGACTATTGTGGAGATGTTATATAAGTATGCCATTCCAACCCCCAAGGAACAGTGCAGCAAATCTTTGCAACTTGGGGTGAGCTTTGCTGGTGGATATGTGGCTGGTATATTATGTGCTATCGTGTCACACCCTGCTGACAACCTGGTCTCTTTTCTGAACAATGCCAAGGGGGCGACTGTGGGTGAT GCTGTGAAGAATCTAGGACTGTGGGGTCTCTTCACCCGTGGTCTTCCTCTTCGTATAGTCATGATTGGAACCCTTACAGGAGCCCAATGGGGTATCTACGATACTTTCAAAGTTTTTGTTGGGCT GCCAACAACTGGAGGTGTTACTCCTGCTCCTGCTGCCACTGTTCCTGCAAAGGTGTGA